The following coding sequences lie in one Alicyclobacillus curvatus genomic window:
- a CDS encoding ABC transporter permease subunit codes for MKQRVLGFVLAGLPFLFILIFVGFPVVQSVMYTLGFTGGPNQVVSEMAQNQVVAKHGPTLGVYRQLWHSTSFRSDFWSTIWVTLVSVALLLIVSWAIALYLRLSNGRLSRVVSAIYIVPMFIPGVIAGYALLTFWEQGGYVNTIANHLGDPNFPSFGHTLMGVVVGQVWTGLPFSVLMLASGLSNIPDSVMEAARDVGARLWTVCWRILLPLNILPTAIVVTFSVIGSLGAYTIPFLIGPTAPQMLGVAMTTYYGAFNEPQQAEAMAVMIFIAAAFVGSLYVWANLRLDKKAGASR; via the coding sequence ATGAAACAGCGCGTGCTTGGCTTTGTACTGGCTGGTCTCCCCTTTCTCTTCATCCTCATCTTTGTCGGCTTCCCCGTGGTTCAGTCGGTCATGTACACGCTTGGATTCACGGGTGGGCCCAATCAGGTTGTGAGTGAAATGGCGCAAAACCAGGTGGTTGCAAAGCACGGACCGACACTTGGCGTGTATCGACAGCTGTGGCACAGTACATCTTTCCGATCCGATTTCTGGTCCACCATCTGGGTGACCTTGGTGTCTGTGGCCCTGCTGCTCATTGTCAGTTGGGCCATCGCCCTCTACCTGCGTCTCTCCAATGGGCGCTTGTCCCGGGTCGTATCTGCGATTTATATCGTGCCGATGTTTATTCCGGGTGTCATCGCTGGCTACGCCCTGCTGACTTTTTGGGAGCAAGGCGGGTACGTCAACACAATTGCCAATCACCTCGGTGACCCCAACTTCCCGAGCTTTGGACACACCTTGATGGGCGTGGTCGTCGGTCAAGTGTGGACGGGATTGCCGTTCTCCGTGCTGATGCTGGCCTCCGGCCTCAGCAATATCCCGGATTCGGTCATGGAGGCCGCACGAGATGTGGGTGCACGGCTGTGGACGGTGTGTTGGCGCATCCTGCTGCCACTCAACATCCTGCCGACGGCGATTGTGGTGACGTTTAGTGTCATCGGATCGCTCGGGGCGTACACCATTCCATTCTTAATCGGACCGACCGCACCGCAAATGCTGGGGGTTGCGATGACGACGTACTACGGGGCGTTTAACGAGCCCCAGCAAGCGGAGGCGATGGCTGTGATGATCTTTATCGCGGCAGCGTTTGTGGGGTCTCTCTACGTGTGGGCCAACCTCAGGCTGGACAAAAAGGCAGGTGCATCGAGATGA
- a CDS encoding extracellular solute-binding protein has product MRDKWKLWLAAGAALALTAGCGTTGATTSASGSASNSTGGSNGGSTSNSTGASASTASNQPTTLTLYISGDVNIQQVWQDHLIPLYEKSHPNVKVNIVMSTHGADDNATIARLAAGVKAHQNGNIDILEGMNVGQLAKASLVTHLTTQDIPMMAHINPSLLQQISYDGVPYRASSVVLAYNSQFVKNPPQTLAQVISWIKAHPGKFTYNTPTTGGSGSAFVTAVVNSQVPASDQPKLITEQDKSLESTWTAGLKVLHDLGPDVYQHGYYANGNTGTLNLLANQSIWMAPVWSDQSLSALADHQLPPTIKLIQLQPAFSGGPADLSIPANSPHKQAAEQLINWVLTSAPQSIIVNQLNGYPGVEWKYMPQSIQTKYASIASSYATGWNSFYSNDLNRDWQSQVAAQTSN; this is encoded by the coding sequence ATGAGAGACAAGTGGAAGCTATGGCTCGCAGCGGGTGCTGCTCTGGCGTTGACTGCTGGTTGCGGGACGACGGGGGCGACGACTTCGGCAAGCGGATCGGCAAGCAATTCGACTGGCGGATCGAACGGTGGATCGACGAGCAACTCGACCGGCGCATCGGCAAGTACAGCAAGCAATCAGCCGACAACCTTGACCCTTTATATTAGCGGCGACGTGAACATTCAGCAGGTTTGGCAAGACCACCTGATACCGCTCTACGAAAAATCCCATCCGAACGTGAAGGTCAACATCGTCATGTCCACGCACGGTGCCGATGACAATGCAACCATCGCTCGCCTCGCAGCAGGCGTAAAGGCACATCAAAATGGCAACATCGACATCCTTGAGGGCATGAATGTTGGGCAGTTGGCAAAGGCCAGTCTGGTCACCCACCTGACAACCCAAGACATCCCGATGATGGCACACATCAATCCATCGCTTCTGCAGCAGATATCGTATGACGGTGTACCGTACCGCGCTTCCTCCGTCGTCTTAGCTTATAACTCACAGTTCGTGAAAAATCCCCCGCAAACCCTCGCTCAAGTGATTTCCTGGATTAAGGCGCACCCCGGCAAGTTTACTTATAACACGCCGACCACAGGCGGATCCGGCAGCGCATTCGTGACCGCTGTCGTCAATTCGCAAGTACCGGCTAGCGATCAGCCGAAGCTCATCACTGAGCAAGACAAGAGCCTCGAGAGCACCTGGACGGCTGGCCTCAAGGTCCTGCACGACTTGGGTCCGGATGTCTACCAACATGGTTACTACGCGAACGGCAATACCGGGACACTCAACCTACTCGCGAATCAGTCGATTTGGATGGCACCTGTCTGGTCCGACCAGTCCCTGTCAGCCCTTGCGGACCATCAGTTGCCGCCTACTATTAAGTTGATCCAGTTGCAGCCTGCTTTCTCAGGCGGTCCTGCTGATTTGTCCATCCCGGCCAACAGTCCGCACAAGCAAGCCGCGGAACAACTCATCAACTGGGTGCTGACATCCGCTCCGCAATCCATCATCGTCAATCAACTGAACGGTTATCCGGGCGTTGAATGGAAGTACATGCCACAGTCGATTCAAACAAAGTACGCCTCCATTGCCTCCTCCTACGCGACCGGTTGGAACTCTTTCTACTCGAACGACCTGAACCGGGATTGGCAGTCCCAGGTGGCGGCGCAAACATCCAATTGA
- a CDS encoding transcriptional repressor, with the protein MERDAVKAKLNESGFRISQEREAVLTTFMESGQMFTPAQLHESVKEKYSTVGLTTVYRLLEVLTKLGLATPFLINGEVFYTFCSEQHHHHFVCLGCHRVKDIFECTAAPKHYADVGTVDYHRLDLYGHCWNCERGDHVC; encoded by the coding sequence ATGGAACGTGACGCTGTAAAAGCTAAATTGAATGAGAGTGGTTTCCGAATTTCGCAAGAGCGGGAAGCTGTTTTGACGACATTTATGGAGTCAGGGCAAATGTTTACTCCGGCACAATTGCATGAAAGTGTAAAAGAAAAGTACAGCACGGTAGGGCTGACCACCGTTTATCGACTGTTAGAAGTCCTTACAAAACTTGGTCTGGCAACCCCTTTTCTCATCAACGGCGAAGTTTTCTACACCTTTTGTTCAGAGCAGCACCACCATCATTTCGTCTGTCTTGGATGCCACAGAGTAAAGGACATATTCGAGTGTACGGCGGCACCGAAACATTACGCTGATGTGGGTACCGTTGATTACCATCGACTCGACCTGTACGGTCACTGTTGGAACTGCGAAAGAGGAGATCACGTATGTTAA
- a CDS encoding cation:proton antiporter, with translation MFSLGAADLARFLLAMGILLAAANLLGYIAERLAIPRVIGEVAGGLILGPTVFGTLFPGSFHWLYLGFSSEGSLFGLIYQLGIIFLLYTAGLKFQSRFEKSDIKTGIAIIVGSTVIPFIVGWLSTYLFNPAQFLGTAHSVLALKIIVAISIAVTSIPVISKIFQDLGIMHTRFAKIIVAIAGVHDLILWVALAVASGIVSAHGATTISGWAVSKSLVITFAFLFVCIAIVPWGLRKITSKRANFLFRASFLGYFLVILFALADIAGYLQVDTMYGALLAGVATKFALPKSMFEKLENGINGIAYAFFIPLYFAIVGLQLNLSSNFNFGFFILYLIFATIVQSVVVYFTCRLIKTDKLTSLNFAAAMNARGGPGIVLSSVAYSLGIINQDFFAILVMLALVTSWFAGSWLRYVIRKGMRLMPGDENLVIKKVQEEVQYDLAPNLE, from the coding sequence GTGTTTAGTTTAGGCGCAGCCGATTTAGCACGGTTTTTGTTGGCCATGGGGATTCTCTTAGCCGCCGCAAATTTACTGGGTTACATCGCCGAGAGACTTGCCATTCCACGGGTTATCGGAGAAGTTGCAGGGGGTCTCATCCTCGGACCGACAGTGTTTGGGACACTGTTTCCAGGGAGCTTTCACTGGCTCTATCTCGGGTTTTCCTCGGAAGGCAGCTTGTTCGGGTTGATTTATCAACTCGGCATCATCTTCCTCTTGTACACGGCTGGACTTAAGTTTCAGTCGCGCTTCGAAAAGTCGGATATCAAGACGGGGATAGCTATCATTGTCGGATCGACCGTCATTCCGTTTATTGTCGGATGGCTCTCGACGTACCTGTTCAATCCGGCACAGTTCCTCGGCACCGCTCACAGCGTGCTTGCGCTGAAGATTATTGTCGCCATCTCGATTGCCGTCACTTCCATCCCGGTCATTTCAAAAATCTTTCAAGACCTTGGGATTATGCACACGCGATTTGCAAAGATCATCGTCGCGATTGCCGGTGTGCACGACTTGATTCTGTGGGTCGCTCTTGCTGTCGCGTCGGGTATTGTCTCTGCGCACGGGGCAACCACCATTAGCGGGTGGGCGGTCTCGAAGAGTTTGGTCATCACGTTCGCATTCCTGTTCGTATGTATTGCGATTGTTCCGTGGGGCCTCCGGAAAATCACATCGAAACGAGCGAACTTCTTGTTCCGTGCCTCGTTCCTCGGGTATTTTCTGGTGATTTTGTTTGCCCTCGCGGATATCGCTGGATATCTGCAGGTTGACACGATGTACGGGGCGCTGCTGGCCGGGGTAGCGACGAAATTTGCCTTGCCGAAATCGATGTTTGAGAAGCTGGAGAATGGCATCAACGGTATCGCCTACGCCTTCTTCATCCCACTCTACTTTGCCATCGTCGGATTGCAACTGAATCTGTCGAGCAACTTTAACTTTGGGTTCTTCATCTTGTACCTGATATTCGCAACGATTGTACAGAGTGTCGTCGTCTACTTCACGTGTCGGCTCATTAAGACGGATAAGCTGACGAGCTTAAACTTTGCCGCCGCCATGAACGCGCGTGGTGGTCCGGGCATCGTGCTCTCGTCCGTCGCCTATTCGCTCGGCATCATCAACCAGGATTTCTTCGCCATTCTTGTGATGCTGGCTCTGGTGACGTCCTGGTTTGCGGGATCGTGGCTGCGATACGTGATTCGCAAGGGCATGCGCTTGATGCCTGGTGACGAAAACCTGGTCATCAAGAAGGTTCAAGAAGAGGTCCAATATGACCTGGCACCAAATTTGGAATGA
- a CDS encoding InlB B-repeat-containing protein gives MTSVGLTPFIPIAFAATLPASDAPPVTSSGVVQVFNAAQLEYIDQNQNLYLSSNIELMNNIDLRWYNWLPIGWRISGTDAGGTITYTSSSPESVFSGTFNGQGHVITGLAIDDTTDQDVGFFGIASGTIENVGIDGQVTTVTVTAGLPTNAGMIAGALRLSGSIINSYAMGAVSQGSSNGGLVGNSDGNISDSYSMVNVSGPAANGGLVGNLYVGNITDSYAVGKVSGGVYNAGVIGVYTGGAYTGDYFDANTTGAQQGIGSFSGIPPTSIMGSSTSEMQTPSTFTGWNTSNWALFSGYYPLLKWQIGGSMSATPTTVSPGGQVTVTGSVYFSGGSPLPGINVTLSDNTGGSWLKPSVITDANGNYTDTWIAPNTTTAATVTANVYGTSVLYQSAIQVRALTVTYNGNGNSGGTVPTDSKMYTSGMNATVHGNTGNLTRTGFTFAGWNTQADGSGTSYSGGNLLSIGSASVTLYAQWTRTSVAISPFSVGTSFVWNGQYSVPYVPFQLQAVSGYGPYTWSVVSGSLPKGLTLSSSGVITGTPMGPNGTSTFTVQVKDANGQSALQSLSILIQGAPNVSVTTITVPGGWVGTGYSTQLQAPGIWTLESGTLPPGLSLGTSGVLSGTPIESGTYTFTVQMKDASGVPVKETLSMVVESINPHERLVSWNGTTNAVPAVDRQNTTYMPIWYVMQYLKAMGIQSEWDGSHWRITTQNQINLTALQVGRGTTSIDLNGTLVQKVDTVVATDPTTGHNTTYMPIWYVIQILKRVGLQSTWDGTTWTVTKNNN, from the coding sequence GTGACGAGTGTTGGTTTAACTCCTTTCATACCCATCGCGTTCGCTGCCACTTTACCGGCATCAGATGCCCCCCCTGTAACTAGTAGCGGTGTAGTGCAAGTGTTTAATGCAGCACAACTAGAGTACATTGATCAGAACCAGAATTTGTATCTGAGCAGCAACATTGAGCTCATGAACAACATTGATTTAAGATGGTACAATTGGTTGCCGATTGGCTGGCGAATTTCTGGAACGGATGCAGGGGGTACGATTACTTACACCTCCTCGTCGCCAGAATCAGTATTCTCTGGAACGTTCAACGGACAGGGGCATGTGATTACAGGGCTCGCCATCGATGATACGACCGACCAAGATGTAGGGTTCTTCGGAATTGCGTCTGGAACTATTGAAAACGTTGGTATTGACGGTCAAGTGACGACGGTAACTGTTACCGCCGGACTTCCTACCAACGCTGGAATGATAGCTGGAGCGCTTAGACTGAGTGGAAGCATCATCAACTCGTATGCCATGGGAGCGGTTTCTCAAGGAAGTAGTAATGGCGGTTTAGTCGGGAATTCTGATGGCAATATCTCAGACAGTTATTCGATGGTCAATGTGTCCGGTCCCGCTGCTAACGGTGGTCTGGTAGGGAATCTCTATGTGGGTAACATAACAGACTCCTATGCGGTTGGGAAAGTGTCCGGCGGGGTGTACAACGCTGGGGTTATTGGAGTGTATACAGGCGGAGCTTACACTGGAGACTATTTTGACGCGAATACCACAGGGGCTCAACAAGGTATTGGAAGTTTTTCGGGCATCCCGCCAACAAGTATCATGGGATCGTCGACATCTGAGATGCAAACCCCGAGTACCTTTACAGGATGGAACACATCCAATTGGGCATTGTTCAGTGGTTACTATCCACTGCTTAAGTGGCAAATAGGCGGTTCTATGTCAGCTACTCCGACAACTGTGTCGCCTGGAGGTCAGGTCACAGTGACTGGCTCGGTCTATTTTTCTGGGGGGTCGCCACTCCCAGGGATCAACGTCACATTGTCCGACAATACTGGCGGAAGTTGGTTAAAACCATCCGTTATTACCGATGCAAATGGGAACTACACGGACACTTGGATTGCTCCGAATACTACTACAGCCGCCACAGTAACAGCGAATGTCTATGGAACAAGTGTCCTGTACCAAAGTGCCATTCAGGTTCGGGCGCTCACCGTCACCTACAACGGGAACGGCAATAGTGGTGGAACAGTACCGACGGACAGTAAAATGTACACCAGTGGCATGAATGCCACGGTGCATGGGAACACGGGGAACTTGACCAGGACAGGCTTTACGTTTGCTGGCTGGAACACGCAGGCAGATGGCAGTGGAACGAGCTATTCAGGAGGGAACTTACTCTCCATCGGCTCTGCGAGCGTAACACTTTATGCACAGTGGACTCGCACTTCCGTTGCTATTTCCCCCTTCTCGGTCGGTACGAGTTTTGTTTGGAATGGCCAGTATAGTGTTCCGTATGTGCCGTTTCAGTTACAGGCCGTATCCGGGTATGGTCCATATACATGGTCGGTTGTGAGCGGTAGTTTGCCGAAAGGGCTGACGTTGTCATCAAGCGGAGTCATTACAGGCACACCAATGGGCCCGAACGGAACCAGCACATTCACCGTTCAGGTCAAGGATGCAAACGGACAATCAGCATTGCAATCCTTGTCCATCTTGATTCAAGGGGCTCCAAATGTCAGTGTAACGACGATTACAGTTCCAGGGGGTTGGGTGGGAACTGGGTACTCGACGCAACTTCAAGCCCCCGGTATTTGGACCCTGGAATCGGGGACTCTGCCGCCGGGACTGAGTCTAGGTACAAGTGGAGTGCTGAGCGGTACACCTATTGAGAGCGGGACATACACCTTTACAGTACAAATGAAGGATGCCTCCGGTGTTCCGGTCAAGGAGACGCTGAGCATGGTCGTCGAGTCGATAAATCCACACGAGCGACTGGTGTCATGGAACGGGACGACCAATGCGGTACCGGCAGTTGATAGACAAAATACGACATATATGCCTATCTGGTATGTGATGCAATACCTGAAAGCAATGGGAATTCAAAGTGAGTGGGATGGAAGTCACTGGCGGATAACCACCCAAAACCAGATAAATCTGACAGCCCTCCAAGTGGGACGTGGAACAACTAGTATCGATTTGAACGGAACGCTGGTGCAAAAGGTCGACACCGTAGTTGCCACGGATCCAACGACAGGTCATAACACCACGTACATGCCCATCTGGTATGTGATACAGATTCTAAAGAGAGTTGGACTGCAAAGTACGTGGGATGGAACAACGTGGACAGTAACCAAAAATAATAACTAA
- a CDS encoding DUF899 domain-containing protein has product MSLPTVVSYSEWLIARKELLKKEKDLTRLQDAINAERRMLPMVRVNKEYVFDGPNGRASLMDLFEGRHQLIVYHFMFDPLWEKGCPGCTSAMEQFSPKVLELLNEQHTSFACVSRAPYLKLERYRQDKNWSFPWYSSFDSDFNYDFHVTLDASKGQIEYNYMDKAETKAETKAETKAETKAKAETDQSNLQKSSEMQGYSCFLRDGKDIFHTYSTFARGTENAGCPTYAFLDMTALGRQEPWEEPKGRADIVLGAK; this is encoded by the coding sequence ATGAGTCTGCCGACAGTCGTTTCGTATTCAGAGTGGTTAATTGCGCGCAAGGAACTGCTCAAGAAGGAGAAAGACCTCACAAGGCTACAAGACGCCATCAACGCCGAACGTCGCATGCTTCCGATGGTCCGTGTGAACAAGGAGTATGTGTTTGATGGCCCAAATGGACGAGCGTCTCTGATGGATTTATTCGAAGGTAGACACCAACTCATTGTGTATCATTTCATGTTCGATCCGTTGTGGGAAAAGGGGTGTCCCGGTTGCACATCAGCAATGGAGCAATTCTCGCCGAAAGTCTTGGAGCTACTAAATGAACAGCACACGAGCTTTGCCTGTGTGTCTCGGGCGCCATATCTCAAGTTGGAACGGTACAGGCAAGATAAGAATTGGTCATTTCCTTGGTACTCGTCATTTGACAGTGACTTTAACTACGACTTTCACGTGACCTTGGACGCATCGAAAGGGCAAATCGAATACAACTATATGGACAAAGCCGAAACCAAAGCCGAAACCAAAGCCGAAACCAAAGCCGAAACCAAAGCCAAAGCCGAAACTGACCAGAGCAATCTTCAAAAGTCCTCCGAAATGCAGGGGTATAGCTGCTTCCTGCGCGATGGCAAAGACATCTTCCACACATACTCGACATTTGCACGCGGTACGGAAAATGCGGGGTGTCCCACCTATGCTTTCTTGGATATGACAGCACTTGGACGTCAGGAACCATGGGAGGAGCCCAAGGGTCGCGCGGACATCGTTCTTGGAGCAAAATGA
- a CDS encoding sigma-70 family RNA polymerase sigma factor yields MSNDVHTLESVEQLRPELTAYCYRMLGSIFDADDAVQDTFTRAWQNLHLFRQESSLRHWVYRIATNVCLDQLRSAKRRALPMDLSDATHPIVVPNDTTPLTEWIWPLADAEGDPADVVMRKDTIRLAFIATLQLLPPRQRAVLVLHDVFHWSASETGVAMEMSTAAVNSALQRARATMNRAKLTSDGLRQADAEIDHQLLDKYVAAFERFDLAELVALFRDDGSLSMPPFVMWVQGKTDLASFYEATRWHCLGSRLIPLKVNGNTPAFAQYAPSSHGTLEPWGIHVLEIQDRQIAHVHTFIDAALYPRFGLPTSLEVLQLP; encoded by the coding sequence TTGAGTAATGACGTTCATACGCTAGAATCTGTCGAACAACTACGCCCGGAACTGACAGCGTATTGCTACAGGATGTTAGGTTCGATTTTCGACGCAGACGATGCTGTACAGGATACATTTACTCGTGCGTGGCAGAACCTTCATCTGTTCCGGCAAGAATCATCCTTGCGGCATTGGGTTTATCGTATCGCAACCAATGTATGTTTGGACCAACTGAGATCCGCCAAGCGCCGTGCTCTTCCGATGGACCTTTCGGATGCCACCCATCCCATCGTTGTACCGAATGACACTACCCCACTTACAGAGTGGATATGGCCACTCGCTGACGCAGAGGGGGACCCAGCCGATGTGGTGATGCGAAAGGATACGATTCGGTTGGCGTTTATCGCTACGTTACAGCTTTTGCCTCCTCGTCAGAGAGCGGTTCTCGTTCTACACGATGTGTTTCACTGGTCGGCAAGTGAAACCGGCGTTGCAATGGAGATGAGTACCGCTGCAGTCAACAGTGCGCTTCAAAGAGCGCGAGCTACAATGAATCGTGCAAAATTGACATCGGATGGATTACGGCAGGCGGATGCAGAAATAGATCATCAACTACTGGACAAATACGTCGCGGCATTTGAAAGGTTCGATCTCGCTGAACTGGTGGCGCTGTTTCGCGACGACGGCAGCCTATCCATGCCACCATTTGTCATGTGGGTTCAAGGCAAAACCGACCTTGCATCGTTCTATGAAGCTACCCGATGGCATTGTTTGGGTTCCCGTCTCATACCGCTGAAGGTAAATGGCAATACACCCGCCTTTGCGCAGTATGCACCGTCTTCACATGGAACCTTGGAACCTTGGGGTATACACGTGCTTGAGATTCAGGATAGACAGATTGCCCATGTCCACACCTTTATTGATGCCGCATTATATCCTCGGTTCGGACTGCCCACTAGCTTAGAAGTCCTTCAGTTGCCTTGA
- a CDS encoding DinB family protein codes for MMTLEQIEATRSRLLSLLTNLTDVQLNWKPDASSWSVSQVVQHVAAFERRVPAIIQLGFAEEANYVATEPNLEQRMPDRSTKFDAPPQFHPTDEPKTLEELKDILEQSHGKFLQALNSVQGDSRLDVTSPQVPHPVFGRMSTRQWIESAYYHEVRHIFQIEELIELQRGQ; via the coding sequence GTGATGACACTGGAACAAATCGAAGCAACACGGTCTCGCCTACTTTCCCTGCTTACAAACCTAACAGATGTTCAGCTTAACTGGAAACCAGATGCGAGCAGTTGGAGTGTATCCCAAGTCGTCCAACACGTCGCTGCTTTTGAGCGTCGAGTCCCCGCAATTATCCAGTTAGGATTTGCTGAAGAAGCGAACTACGTTGCGACAGAACCGAATCTAGAACAACGAATGCCGGATCGTTCGACGAAGTTTGATGCCCCGCCGCAGTTTCACCCGACGGATGAACCAAAAACCTTAGAAGAACTGAAAGATATTTTAGAACAAAGTCACGGAAAGTTCTTACAGGCTTTGAACAGTGTCCAGGGCGACAGTCGGCTCGACGTCACATCGCCCCAGGTGCCCCATCCGGTGTTTGGGCGGATGAGTACCAGGCAATGGATTGAGTCTGCGTATTACCATGAAGTACGGCACATTTTTCAAATTGAGGAACTCATTGAGCTGCAGCGTGGACAATGA
- a CDS encoding winged helix DNA-binding domain-containing protein, whose translation MAETRLELTRSQILAFRRRTNALEARLAAGASSLRHAAWAGLQDSMPRAALLSIHARVEGTEPSTLSDPSLVQLWGPRFSVFVVAERDRAIFSLARLPDESKGRQRAEDLARRLKDILAGERMKYGDAGRALGVHPNSLRYAAATGTVLIGWDGAKQPTVWTVPAPEMSPHEARLELARRYLHVYGPTTAESFSQWAGISLRSSVATFDALRSVLTPVRSPIGDAWILTSDETSCRAPEGAGAGAGATARLLPSGDAYLLLQGPDRELLVPNVEHQRLLWTPRVWPGGLLVGGEIVGTWRRSAETLTVQLWRDLSRSERSAVEDEAESLPLPDLARQISVRWEA comes from the coding sequence ATGGCCGAAACACGGCTGGAGTTAACGCGATCACAAATCCTAGCGTTTAGGCGGCGCACAAATGCGCTCGAAGCACGGCTTGCCGCAGGGGCCAGCTCTCTTCGGCACGCGGCCTGGGCGGGGCTCCAAGACAGCATGCCCCGTGCGGCTCTCCTGTCAATCCATGCCCGTGTGGAAGGAACCGAACCATCCACATTATCAGACCCTTCCCTTGTGCAACTCTGGGGGCCGAGGTTCAGTGTGTTTGTTGTTGCCGAGCGCGATAGGGCTATATTTTCGCTGGCGAGGCTACCGGACGAGAGTAAGGGTCGACAGAGGGCCGAGGATCTCGCGCGTCGCCTGAAGGATATTTTGGCTGGCGAGCGCATGAAGTACGGGGATGCAGGCAGGGCACTTGGTGTGCACCCGAATAGCCTCCGTTACGCTGCTGCCACCGGCACGGTTTTGATAGGTTGGGACGGCGCCAAACAGCCTACCGTATGGACAGTGCCTGCCCCCGAGATGAGTCCGCACGAGGCCCGCCTTGAACTTGCCCGCCGTTACTTGCATGTGTATGGTCCCACTACGGCTGAATCATTTAGCCAATGGGCCGGGATAAGCTTACGCAGCAGCGTCGCGACATTCGATGCGCTTCGCTCCGTCCTGACACCCGTCAGGTCGCCTATCGGAGACGCTTGGATATTAACGAGTGATGAGACGTCCTGCCGCGCACCAGAGGGCGCTGGTGCCGGTGCCGGTGCGACAGCGCGATTACTGCCAAGCGGTGATGCATATCTGTTGCTTCAGGGGCCCGATCGCGAACTTTTAGTACCCAATGTTGAGCATCAACGTTTACTTTGGACGCCGCGCGTCTGGCCGGGCGGTTTACTTGTCGGCGGAGAGATTGTCGGGACATGGCGACGGTCAGCCGAGACCCTGACCGTGCAACTGTGGCGTGACTTGTCGCGTTCAGAACGAAGTGCAGTCGAGGATGAAGCGGAGTCATTGCCGCTGCCCGATTTAGCTCGACAAATCTCTGTACGATGGGAAGCTTGA
- a CDS encoding carbohydrate ABC transporter permease, protein MKRKYRNGSRTIVSLLIGLAFVIPFYITLVTSLDSKADVFRFPPHLLLDFRWNVYVRAWDMFRWPMYIANTILIAVITIAIALASSVLAAYALSFIKFRGRGFVFIVMLVVLMIPGEAHLIPNFVTLAKLNLLDTYWAQILPYGASVFGVFLLRQFFLSLSKDYQDAARIDGAGHLRFLWSVALPLCRPILFTIGLYIFIGSWNSLMWPLMVTQSHHVQPVEIALARFLQNNSVDWRRLSAAAVFTTLPVILVFVFLQKYIIRGISRGEGVRG, encoded by the coding sequence TTGAAGAGGAAGTACCGAAATGGAAGCCGGACTATCGTTTCATTGCTGATTGGGCTTGCGTTTGTCATACCGTTTTATATCACACTCGTCACATCCCTCGATTCTAAAGCCGATGTGTTTCGCTTCCCCCCGCATCTGCTGCTAGACTTCCGCTGGAACGTCTATGTCAGGGCATGGGATATGTTTCGCTGGCCGATGTACATCGCCAATACGATACTCATCGCCGTCATCACGATTGCCATCGCTCTTGCCAGTTCAGTTTTGGCCGCATATGCACTATCCTTCATCAAATTCCGCGGGCGCGGTTTTGTGTTCATCGTAATGCTGGTGGTGTTAATGATTCCCGGCGAAGCCCACCTGATCCCAAATTTCGTGACGCTGGCAAAGCTCAATCTGCTCGACACGTACTGGGCTCAGATTCTACCATATGGCGCTTCGGTGTTTGGCGTGTTTCTGCTGCGGCAATTCTTTCTCTCACTTTCCAAAGACTATCAGGATGCGGCGCGCATTGACGGTGCTGGCCATCTTCGCTTTCTCTGGTCTGTGGCCCTCCCACTTTGCAGGCCCATACTGTTTACCATCGGGTTGTATATCTTTATCGGATCGTGGAATTCGCTGATGTGGCCGCTGATGGTCACGCAAAGTCACCACGTTCAACCGGTGGAAATCGCGCTGGCCCGCTTCTTACAAAACAACTCTGTGGATTGGCGCCGTCTGTCGGCTGCCGCCGTATTTACGACCCTGCCTGTGATTCTGGTCTTCGTGTTTTTGCAGAAGTATATTATCCGCGGTATTAGCCGCGGTGAGGGCGTGCGTGGGTGA